From the genome of Athalia rosae chromosome 3, iyAthRosa1.1, whole genome shotgun sequence:
GCGGTCCGCAAAAGTTGAGGAATTATGAAAACATACACAAGCGCGAACGCGTACACATTATACTACACCTTACCCAGGTGCATTCGAAGTTACGGAGAGTCGGATTCGCGAGGAATACAACACACTCCGCGGTATCGGGGCAACGCTGCCGACCAAAATCACGGGGCGTCAAAATCAGAGCACAGAAACGACAAGGCGAGACCGCAGGCGAATCGAGAGCCGTTGCCTGTCGGAAAACGAAGCGCGATCCTCATTTCAGCCGTTCCTTTTTTACTCCTTCGTCCGATCCCAAGGCTATTCGTAAACTATCGGAGGTACACGGCGGCAATTTCGCAGACGTTATTCGACCACCGCAGCTATACGGAGCGGCGAAAGAATAAATTGCAAAGTTTTCAAATCTCTGAGGAGTTATCGCGACAGTCCTGTATACCTACATTCTTCGCTCTTCGGACCGATACTTAGACGCGTGTTCCTCTCCTCCGATTTCGTGCATCAGAGAtgaactgattgtgagtcctACGATTTCACCGAGACGTGAAACGAAGTGGGGATAACGCGTCGGCTGTTGCAAGAAAAAGGCAAATCTTCGAATAAATCctgggtaatttttttatggCCAGCCCGGCGCTTCGGAGGTGCAAGTTCTAATTAAAGGGGAAACGTTCGGAAGATTCTCCGCGTTCAGCGTGGCTAAGTGGACGGGAAAATTATAAGGATACCTACCTACGTTGGGTAGCGGTCCTCCGACCCCTTTAGTAATTTGGTAATTTAGTGATCCAGCCATTCGTGTAACTCGCGACCTCGTTCCGAGCATATTCAACCCTCCGAGTACATTTTTACTCTCCGCTCGTATTACATTTGTCGAGgaaattaacattttttcatctcatccgAAAGCACGAACAACGTCGCCGCGCCGACAGCTTTACTACCGCTGGGAGATCCGcgctccaaaaaaaaaaaaaaaaaacacgacgcTGGTAAAAAAGCAAAGGAAGAGATACATAGATAGCGACGGAAGATCGATTCCCCGCGCTCCGTTGAAACGGGGAATTTCGACGGGGCGATTGGTTACGTCGTCAGAGAAACCTAACCATTTCCAAGAGaagacgatggaaaaaatggttCAACCGGAATATTAATCTCCCGAAACACTGTAGCGTTTTGGTAAACCGCTGGCTACGCTAAAACCTGGAAGAAGTTTATCGACCCGGCCGAGAAGAGCTTTTCGCGTCCCAAAAAGTCGCCTAAATACGCTGACGAAATTTCGCGCGTTGACTTCCGAATAAAAATCCGCTGCATTTTTGTCTATTTCGCACGCGTGAGACAAGAAGAGGGAACGATTCCATTTCAGAGTTTGAACTGCGACGATTCCATTATTCCTCTCCGCgagtattttcttctttttctcgttttctggatttttccggaacaaaaaatcacgCCCCTTTCAACGTTCGCTCGCAGCTGTAGCTGGATTAGTCGCCTGAATGAGGCAGAAAATTACAACGAGGACGATATCATTCTGTCGGGTGTTGAAGAGCTCGCGTACAGAGCGAATACATTCGACATGGTAGGGAATCGGGATCGGCAGTCGCAAAGTTTGATTACGCTGCTGCAGTTGATAACGTCGGGCGATTAATTTGCGGTATAGGAGGAAAATCGGATTCCATGAGCGTGAATTAAATTAGCCGGGACATTTGGTTGTTTCTCGAACGAGAATCGGGATAAAGGCGATAATGTAAGTGGGGCATTTTTTCCGGCACTCGCGCCGTTTGGCGAGTAACGGAACGTCGCAAGTGCGAAGGGGTGGTAATCGGTTAGTCGTCGGAAAAGGTGCGAGGAGACAATAGGATGAAATTTATCGCGGAGGCTTGGTTCGATTATAACGAAGCACTTGGACACCCCGACTGACACCACTTTCGTTCGCGCGCTCCGTTTTACAACCAGCTGTACGGAGGCGCGAAGAGAATTTCATTTAACTATGGGGCAGCCTGTAATTTACCTTCTAGCGGGATCAAAGCGTGACTCGCGAGGTTCACCAAACCCCCTTCTGTATTTCGTTACCAGCTAAATtgactgaaaatttcatcacagCTACTCGCCGCCTTCCGTCGCGCCAGGTGCTGCGCCCCACCTCGCGCACTCAATTAAAATCGAGTGGCTAATAGAATTCGCTTGTTAACCGTATTCCAGGCTCGCGGAACTTTGAGAAATTATACGAAGCGCCATTCGAATTATGCAACGCTcgaccgtccgtccgtccgttcgttcgttcgcacACTTATTcctcttccccttttttctctgttgCAGTAAACAGCGCGGGCGATACCGGTCAGGGCGACGGAATTTCGGTGAGCATCCAACCGTACCTAGAATTATATACCCGCCGCCAAATTTTCAGCTCGGATGTCTGATCCCTCTGTTTCGAAATGCCCCGTTCTCGTTCCGCAGGATCTTCGTCGCGCGGCCCTTCCCCATTCGAATATCACCGGCTCGATCGTCGAGGAATTGTCGAAGACCGGGGCGAAGACCGGcggcgaaaatttcgaaaagttcGGCAGTCCGTCCGCGGAGGAGCCCGCCGAGGAGGATGAGGTCGAGGAAACGGGCGGACCCGGAGAGGAGGAATACGAGGGCGAGGGCAAGGAGGACGCGGAGACGGAGATGGACGAGTACGTTGACGAACTGAGGGCAGCCGCGGAATCGCACGAGGCGATGTCGCGGCACGACGAACAAGAGGTGAATCGGAGCAACCCTTCCGGGAGTGCGGAGCggaagctgctgctgcgggACGCGGCGAAGAAGGACTTCGACTCGAGGGAGAAGAGCGTCGAGAGCGGGTCGGACGAGAGCGAGTCCTCCAACGAGACGGCCCTCGGGGGCGTCGAGGCGAAGGATGAGGAGGTCGGGACGGCGAAAAAGACGCTCAACTTATCGATAAGAGAGGGTTATTCCCTGCAAAGGTACTCAACTCTGTGTCCTTCTCGGATTCGTTGTAGGTGAGCGAGCTTCTCAAGTACAAAGAGAAGAGTCGCTTCGGAGTCGGGGGTGGCGGGAGCGTGGACGCCGCGAAGGAGAAACGTGTGCCTACCGTGAAGAAGGAGCTCAGTACGCAGAAAGAGATCAAGCAGGTGAACGTTTCCAGGGTGGAGAAGAGGTTCAGCACCAAGGAAATGCTCGACGAGCTCAACAAACAGTTCGTGGGAAACACGGGGAACACGGAGAAACcctgcggcggcggcggcgacgcgGAAGCGGGAGCGGGAGCGACACCCGCCGCGGTtcaagtaagaaaaaaaaagtcgagtaATTATTAGAACACCGGTTTCTCGCTGTACGAGGACCGTCGCGattcatacgtacacgtaaatgCGCAGCAACTTGCCGAGGATCTCGAGGAGCCGCGCGTAGCGGAACTCGACGATTACGCGGAGCTGACTTCCACCGGCGACGCGGTCTTCGCGAATCCGAATATTCTGAATCCCGATTCTCCGGAGCTCACCGCCGAGCCGAGAAAACTGCAGAAGAGGCAGGAGGCCGTTCTCCGTGACTTGGAGGCCTATTTACGAGCGGAGTACGCCGCTGAACAagtgcagcagcagaagcTTCAGGACCTCGGGGTGAGCGCGAGCTTGAAACTTGCACTCTTTTCGCTTTTGCTTCGACGCGTACGCCTGCACGGGTACGACGCGACGGTCGCGCGAAATACGCGAAAGAGTATTCGCGACATTCGTTATGCCCGGAAGTTCGAACTTAAACCCGATAACGGCTGATCGTTCATTTTCGGGGTTCACTTTTCCAAAGTAGGATATTCATCGCCACGCAAAAGTGCGCGCGCTCTGTAcgaatgacaaaaatgataattgaatGTCGATGAGAAGACTTTCAACGTTGATTCCAGATTGAAATTTCGCCGGTCGCGATACCGATGATGGAAACTCGGCGAGAAAATTGGTTTAGTTAAGTGACAGCGATTCAGGAGCGCTGATGCGACTGTACAGCTCACCGCTCGCGTAATTCGAAATATTCTGCCGATgcagcgaaataaaaaataccccCGGATCTCGTTAGCTAGTCCCCGAGTGCcaccgtcgcgacgtcgtACTCCGTCCATAGATATCATTATAAATTCTGCGATTTTAAAAGTGACAATTACCGACTCCGTAAATGACACCGTGGCCATGGGTCGGTGTACCATTATAAATACCTCGCAAACGCGAATGCGGGTATATGAGAGGAACAGGTTTTGCACGGCGCACGCATTGAAATGTACTCCGCGTATCTGAATGCAACTCACTCGAATTCGCTACCGCTTTTAATTCATTAGCCTATCGGAACTGGTACGCTCGGATTCCTAGCCAAGATATTTTCTACGCGAGgcggggatttttttttattttttctataacaAACCGTAGAGCATCGACCGTCATGAATTTCCGGCGTATACTATGATACATACTCGTGCTCGTACGAAGAATACAAAATCACCCTTACGACGCCGATAATCGCGGTTTTCGAatgaaacgatgaaattttcatagctGCTGGTTCGGCAAATTCCTTACAACACGGTGTAACGAGCAGCTGCTTCGAAAAGTGATTCTGCTCGCTGGCATCGATCGGAATCGCAGCGCGAACGAttgttgaagagaaaagatagaaaaaaaaaaattgccaatttCGGTCCATTACTTCCGATTATCGCCGATGATTTATGAACGTCGAACAGTTCGTGGGAAAAACTGATGCGTTCCAGTTGAACGTTGAAAGTGCAGCCGGCACCGCGGTGCATCGATCCCCTCGGGGGAGCGAAGAAATGCCGACGGGATGTAGAGCAATCTTGATATTTGACCGGAATATCCGATAATATCGTAGTCGAGGAGATTCGATGTCTGGTCAATTTAACGCCCCGCAGCTGCTGCTCTAGGATAACACTCGTACGATTCGTCTTACGCAAGTTGATTAAAACTCCGCGTGACTTTCTCAGGCTCACGAAGGCGCCCTTGCGGAAAGTTTGCTAGAACTGCTCGTGAAGCTTGCGGAAGACCCTCGTCGCTGGGAGCGGGTTCATCGACTTCTGAGTAAGTCCGTCAACATTATCACGCTCTGTTTCCACGATTATTTTGTTCCTGAGACCGTCCCGCATTCAGGCTAATATAGTGACCAGGGGTCCTCAAACCCCGGTATCTGATTTCCGTTCTCTTCGGACCCGCTGACTCCAATCCTCCATATCGTGATACAAATTTCAGTGGACGTAGAAGGTGGTCTGGAGCTGTCACGGCAGGCTCTCGAAGCTAGGAAAAGAACATTTGATGTGACCTCGGCCGTTACGACGACAACCACAACCTCCCCCATATCCACAACCCCGACAAAGCCCAGGAAAAagccgaaaaagaagaagaaaaagcggAGACAGCATAGGTTTTCAACCAGTACCACCACCTTGGCAACGACCGCGCCGTTGATGACAACCACCGAAACTCCTTGGCTCACGACTCCGGTGCAGTGGCGACTCGTTGCTGAAAGGCTCTTCGGACCACCCTGGTCACAAAGCGTGCAGGTAATTCATCTGACCAGAGAATTCGGTCGAGAAGGACCCTTTCGATCGGTCGACGTACCTCTGCGAAGTTGGCCCCTCATTTATGGAGAatcgagttgttttttttttccaggggGTTTTCATCCCCTTTATCGACGGAAATATTTTCGGAGCTTTTAAATAATTCCAGAACTCTTCGGGGAGTAGGCAGAACTCGAAAAATAAACTTCGCAGAGGTGTTTTAGAccctcgaatattttcaatttccaggaaGACGAGTCCTCGATAGCGAAAGTACGCTTCACCGTCCCTTCGAGTCCCCTGTCATCGTCTTCCGGTCGCGAGTTCGTCCAACAGCTCGGCAAGGGTAAGCAGCTCGACGAGCGCAAAGGATCGGACGAGGAACGCCCGGCTCTGACACTCGAATCCTCCGGGGAATACGCGCAGCCTCGTCACCTGCACTTCGGGAAGGTGAACACTCACCAGGGGGGAGGTTCCCACCGTCAAGAGTCCTCCTCCGGTTATCCggcgaaaaatcgaggatccCTTCGGATGCGGGAGTTCGATGACCCCAAAGACATGACGATTGACTTCTCCGGATACCCCCAGCAGTTCGCGCCCGATTCGAACTCCAGGGATTATAATATGAGGGGGCGATTGGCGGGGGACGGGTATTTACCGAAGGTACCGAATTACGCGCAAAACCGAGAGTACAGACCCCCAGGGCGCGAATACGCGGCCAGTAAAAGTTGGCACGACACTCGATACAAATACGGAAGACCCAACTGGAAGTCGGAAGAGCGGGACGATCCCCCGAGCGCGAAATGGTCGTGGGCAGAGTCTCAGAGTGATCGGCGGATATGGCCACAGTTGGAGGAGCGCAAGACCAGCTGGGACAGGCAGAGGGATTACTGGCCCAGAGTTCAGGAGAACGACAGCGGAAAAGGCTGGTCTTCGCAGGGGGAGCACTCGGGTGGTTTCGACGCGTGGACGAGAATCGGAGGGACCAGCTCCTGGGCGAAGGCACCCTGGAGTGGACAGGGAGGCGTGAAAAGCTACGAAAGATCCGAGGGGGTGGCCAGGTCACCTTGGGAAGAGGGACGGGGCAGGGAAAGCGGCACGGATTTGGGACGTGCACCGCTCaagcagaagcagaaagaGCTGGGGACCGGAATCTCGCCCAAGATTACGATGAAGACTTGGAACAGTCTCACCTCGGACCCGGCCACCTGGCCGTTCAAATTAACGGACACGAAACCGTGGCCCAAAGACGCCAACGGAAAATCTTACAACCCTAACGCTGCACTGGTGAGGAAGTTGGGCCTGGACAACGAGGAGAGCGACGCCTTCGATACGAACTTGATCAAGGAAGTCAAGGGCTCCGCCAAAGGGACGAAGAGCGGTAAATACAAAGCGGACAAGAGTTCGGCAAACATCAAATCTGAAGGAAACAAAATCGGGGGAGGCGGTAAGCCCGCTTGGGCAAAACAGGCCAAGAATTACAAGAGCGCGGATTCGGGAAATCGGAAAAGCTCCTGGACCAACGACATGGATACCGATCCTAAAATCTGGCCGCCAAAGACCGCGATGTCCCCGAAAATCCAGTCCGTCGGTGCCTGGGTCATGCCGGCTGACCAGTCCACCTGGAAACCGTACAAATTGAAAACCGTGGAGTCCTACGGGGCGAATCGAGGGAGCGGGGACACCGTTCGGCACAGGTGGAACGTCCAGATAGATACGAACCCTAGGACTTGGCCACCCAAGATCACCAACGAGTGGAACAAATTTGGCAAGCCTTCGAACACCGTCACTTGGCCAAAGTGGAAGCAGTTCGCCTATCACAGGGTTACCGCTATGCCCATACTCAACCAAGGCGCCGCTCTTGAGGGAAACAGGGGGAGAAACAACGCGTACATAGCCGTCTCGGCTGTTTCCTCCAAATACAATGGAAACCAATGGCGAAAGAATGACATAGAGGAAATCCCGGTCAGGATACAGGCACCTGAACATTCCACAAGCAATTTGCGTGCCGGTATCGAGCCGGCTATTTATACCTGGAAAAAAGACGGACACGCGATTGACCGTGAGATGCAAAGTGTAAAGCTACGGAATGTCACAGACCCCCTCGAGGAACAATTGGAGACGTTGAGGAAGGAAGCGACGTGGTCGCATAACGAGAATCGCGACAATATCAAGGTtggtgaaatttcaaatttcctcaTTCGCCCTTCTTTGATGTAGCCGTGTGCTTTACACGCCTGTTTTTCCAAATTGACGGATGAAAGAAAGGAGCTGGGTTCTCGGGAATCTCCTTTGAtactttctatttttaaatttcttctgaatatcaaaaatcgtctccttttcatttattttcgatacaagattttttcattcataaacaGGGATTCTGTATTCGATGTTATTTGCTTTTCAGTATTTATCAGTacttgaagataaaaaaaaagctgaccTTACTAATTTTACAGAAGCAGTTACACGTGATCAGCGATGCCTCGGAGACATTAGCCTCCCGATTCTCATCTAGCGCCACGTTTAATTCGTCCAGTCAGCCTGCGGATACGATTGCGGCGAGTACGAAGGAGGCATCTGGACCTGCAAAAAGTCTTCAATGGAGCACAGATCGTGTCGACGGAAAGGAAGGAACCCACGAATTGAGAGCCGCAATCGGACGTTCTCTTCCTGCGATCAACGAGCCACCGTCGCagtaaaattcttcgttttcagGCTTCGATGTCCACCTCTGTCGAGCAAAGCACCtcgattcatttcatcgttgCAATTTATCGCGTGATCGCACGGCCAACAATCGCAGCAACCAGCTTCAAAGTAACTCATCATCGATGTGCAATAGGATCCTGAGATGAAATCCAAATTTCACCTATTTCGTGACACAAATATTCCGAGTGGATAAAATCGTTGCAATCATGGTATACAGACGCGGGAACTCATTTGATCAATAGTTACTTTGTTAATGTTATTGCGATTAAAATTGGGATATTTTGAATTGCTCCGAAATTACTTTCAGCAATAATTCGAAATGTTGGATCTTCAATCCATTGTTACGTCAAAACTAGGCTAATACATGACAGATCCCCTTGCAGGTATTTGTTATCGAACTCGAACTTTGCAATAAATCATTCACTGGGACCCCATAGGATATAGAAtgaagaataacaaaaaggGCGAAttaatttgaaggaaaatggTACGTCAAATGCACAAAATCCTCGCACATCCGTACGGAATTTAGAAGAAATTCGTCAAACACGAGTTATTTCACAGGACCGACGAAATTATCAATCATAATGTCCAGCTCTACCATGTCTATATACCGTTCTGTGAGCTGTGCCACGTACAATTAAATCATATCATGTGATAAAATTCTTTTTGTCAAGTCCGTCGCTGGGATAATAATGTTATACGCTCGCGATTCAAGGGAATCAACCCCATTTACCGGCAATCACTCCAATTGTCGAACGGAAACCTACTGTGAACAAGACAACACGTATACTTtgtttattgaataatatgataaattattgtaataaataGGTATCCCCATACAGCAAATCGTGCGCCCTG
Proteins encoded in this window:
- the LOC105685300 gene encoding uncharacterized protein LOC105685300 isoform X2; the protein is MTKQTGAFLRIFVALLGLAAVNSAGDTGQGDGISDLRRAALPHSNITGSIVEELSKTGAKTGGENFEKFGSPSAEEPAEEDEVEETGGPGEEEYEGEGKEDAETEMDEYVDELRAAAESHEAMSRHDEQEVNRSNPSGSAERKLLLRDAAKKDFDSREKSVESGSDESESSNETALGGVEAKDEEVSELLKYKEKSRFGVGGGGSVDAAKEKRVPTVKKELSTQKEIKQVNVSRVEKRFSTKEMLDELNKQFVGNTGNTEKPCGGGGDAEAGAGATPAAVQAHEGALAESLLELLVKLAEDPRRWERVHRLLMDVEGGLELSRQALEARKRTFDVTSAVTTTTTTSPISTTPTKPRKKPKKKKKKRRQHRFSTSTTTLATTAPLMTTTETPWLTTPVQWRLVAERLFGPPWSQSVQEDESSIAKVRFTVPSSPLSSSSGREFVQQLGKGKQLDERKGSDEERPALTLESSGEYAQPRHLHFGKVNTHQGGGSHRQESSSGYPAKNRGSLRMREFDDPKDMTIDFSGYPQQFAPDSNSRDYNMRGRLAGDGYLPKVPNYAQNREYRPPGREYAASKSWHDTRYKYGRPNWKSEERDDPPSAKWSWAESQSDRRIWPQLEERKTSWDRQRDYWPRVQENDSGKGWSSQGEHSGGFDAWTRIGGTSSWAKAPWSGQGGVKSYERSEGVARSPWEEGRGRESGTDLGRAPLKQKQKELGTGISPKITMKTWNSLTSDPATWPFKLTDTKPWPKDANGKSYNPNAALVRKLGLDNEESDAFDTNLIKEVKGSAKGTKSGKYKADKSSANIKSEGNKIGGGGKPAWAKQAKNYKSADSGNRKSSWTNDMDTDPKIWPPKTAMSPKIQSVGAWVMPADQSTWKPYKLKTVESYGANRGSGDTVRHRWNVQIDTNPRTWPPKITNEWNKFGKPSNTVTWPKWKQFAYHRVTAMPILNQGAALEGNRGRNNAYIAVSAVSSKYNGNQWRKNDIEEIPVRIQAPEHSTSNLRAGIEPAIYTWKKDGHAIDREMQSVKLRNVTDPLEEQLETLRKEATWSHNENRDNIKKQLHVISDASETLASRFSSSATFNSSSQPADTIAASTKEASGPAKSLQWSTDRVDGKEGTHELRAAIGRSLPAINEPPSQ
- the LOC105685300 gene encoding uncharacterized protein LOC105685300 isoform X1, which translates into the protein MTKQTGAFLRIFVALLGLAAVNSAGDTGQGDGISDLRRAALPHSNITGSIVEELSKTGAKTGGENFEKFGSPSAEEPAEEDEVEETGGPGEEEYEGEGKEDAETEMDEYVDELRAAAESHEAMSRHDEQEVNRSNPSGSAERKLLLRDAAKKDFDSREKSVESGSDESESSNETALGGVEAKDEEVSELLKYKEKSRFGVGGGGSVDAAKEKRVPTVKKELSTQKEIKQVNVSRVEKRFSTKEMLDELNKQFVGNTGNTEKPCGGGGDAEAGAGATPAAVQQLAEDLEEPRVAELDDYAELTSTGDAVFANPNILNPDSPELTAEPRKLQKRQEAVLRDLEAYLRAEYAAEQVQQQKLQDLGAHEGALAESLLELLVKLAEDPRRWERVHRLLMDVEGGLELSRQALEARKRTFDVTSAVTTTTTTSPISTTPTKPRKKPKKKKKKRRQHRFSTSTTTLATTAPLMTTTETPWLTTPVQWRLVAERLFGPPWSQSVQEDESSIAKVRFTVPSSPLSSSSGREFVQQLGKGKQLDERKGSDEERPALTLESSGEYAQPRHLHFGKVNTHQGGGSHRQESSSGYPAKNRGSLRMREFDDPKDMTIDFSGYPQQFAPDSNSRDYNMRGRLAGDGYLPKVPNYAQNREYRPPGREYAASKSWHDTRYKYGRPNWKSEERDDPPSAKWSWAESQSDRRIWPQLEERKTSWDRQRDYWPRVQENDSGKGWSSQGEHSGGFDAWTRIGGTSSWAKAPWSGQGGVKSYERSEGVARSPWEEGRGRESGTDLGRAPLKQKQKELGTGISPKITMKTWNSLTSDPATWPFKLTDTKPWPKDANGKSYNPNAALVRKLGLDNEESDAFDTNLIKEVKGSAKGTKSGKYKADKSSANIKSEGNKIGGGGKPAWAKQAKNYKSADSGNRKSSWTNDMDTDPKIWPPKTAMSPKIQSVGAWVMPADQSTWKPYKLKTVESYGANRGSGDTVRHRWNVQIDTNPRTWPPKITNEWNKFGKPSNTVTWPKWKQFAYHRVTAMPILNQGAALEGNRGRNNAYIAVSAVSSKYNGNQWRKNDIEEIPVRIQAPEHSTSNLRAGIEPAIYTWKKDGHAIDREMQSVKLRNVTDPLEEQLETLRKEATWSHNENRDNIKKQLHVISDASETLASRFSSSATFNSSSQPADTIAASTKEASGPAKSLQWSTDRVDGKEGTHELRAAIGRSLPAINEPPSQ